The following coding sequences are from one Candidatus Nitrohelix vancouverensis window:
- a CDS encoding SUMF1/EgtB/PvdO family nonheme iron enzyme yields MTVVLKNIRLLFCVCLLASLIVPSSAFATIAKVLAEADLDYAQGRNAQAEEKYSAILEKDPDNYRVIRALAEVKINLGKYEDAESLLSRVLKMEVSMGRNVLVYLEDDSEPLKAELVDETVILKEDTKNNMRNYLEPASDEPVPHYRLFFFDSGKMELVPKTRAYVKYVGVPRSTLVMVQERHAEVMNKLIDSKGSKGPGEMISLPGGCYMMGNDKGTPIEQPAHEVCLSPFKMDKYEVTQRDFQAVMTHNPARFKGADLPVESVTFDEAHDYCKKQGKRLPTEAEWESAARAGTTSLYYWGDEFDPSMGNFCDKDCDLNDHSDVSDGFQHTAPVGSYKPNPAGLYDMAGNVSEWVSDWMENNYYVKSPKDNPKGPERMDEKIMRGGTNTKVFRGGSWDTNPYNMQSAARKSMWIDYRVESLGFRCASN; encoded by the coding sequence GTGACGGTTGTCCTCAAAAATATACGACTCCTGTTCTGCGTTTGTCTGTTGGCGTCGCTAATCGTTCCTTCATCCGCGTTTGCCACTATCGCGAAAGTTCTCGCCGAGGCGGACCTGGATTACGCTCAGGGAAGAAACGCCCAGGCGGAAGAAAAGTATTCCGCTATTCTGGAAAAAGACCCCGACAATTATCGCGTCATCCGCGCGCTCGCCGAGGTGAAAATCAATCTTGGAAAGTATGAGGATGCGGAGAGTTTGCTGTCCCGGGTTCTGAAAATGGAAGTTTCGATGGGACGCAATGTTCTGGTCTATCTTGAAGATGATTCGGAGCCGCTCAAGGCGGAACTGGTCGATGAGACGGTGATCCTGAAGGAAGACACCAAGAACAATATGCGCAATTATCTCGAACCCGCCAGCGACGAGCCGGTGCCTCACTATCGTCTTTTCTTCTTCGATTCCGGAAAGATGGAACTGGTCCCCAAGACGCGGGCTTACGTGAAATATGTCGGCGTGCCGCGTTCCACTTTGGTGATGGTTCAGGAGCGTCACGCGGAAGTGATGAACAAGCTGATCGATTCAAAAGGCTCCAAAGGTCCCGGCGAAATGATCTCGCTTCCAGGCGGCTGTTACATGATGGGCAACGATAAGGGAACGCCGATCGAACAACCGGCTCATGAAGTCTGCTTGTCTCCCTTCAAAATGGATAAATATGAAGTGACGCAACGCGATTTTCAAGCGGTGATGACGCACAATCCAGCGCGTTTCAAGGGCGCCGATCTGCCGGTGGAGAGCGTCACTTTCGACGAGGCGCATGATTACTGTAAAAAGCAGGGCAAACGTCTCCCCACCGAAGCGGAATGGGAATCTGCGGCGCGCGCCGGAACCACAAGCCTGTATTACTGGGGCGATGAATTCGATCCGAGTATGGGAAATTTTTGCGACAAGGATTGTGATTTAAACGATCATTCGGATGTGTCCGACGGTTTCCAGCACACGGCGCCGGTGGGTTCCTACAAACCGAATCCTGCAGGTTTGTACGACATGGCGGGCAACGTCAGCGAATGGGTTTCGGACTGGATGGAAAATAATTACTATGTGAAAAGTCCGAAAGACAATCCAAAAGGGCCGGAGCGAATGGATGAAAAAATCATGCGCGGCGGCACCAACACGAAAGTGTTTCGCGGCGGTTCCTGGGACACCAATCCCTACAACATGCAGTCGGCGGCGCGAAAAAGCATGTGGATCGATTACCGGGTGGAAAGTCTGGGTTTTCGTTGCGCTTCCAATTGA
- a CDS encoding AMP-binding protein, with product MSQFLYQHINAVATEDPDRIALIDGDRSITYQEFRQDILNFCQALKKLNLNAESKLGILCVNQSEFLVGHIAALTLGLPLVPLNAMMTPETLFYIAKDSGINILLVDGVFIRAETKPFLDLFEHKILAGAPPEEIAVPNSQTYSAFLDSGKGLQEPPPRLERRDGVPDVIMYTSGTTARPKGVMLNEDQFETNAEGVLQHLTFTKQDRVIVALPLFHSFGNMMAWVVLKAGGTLILIRQFAPKSILAQIAEHRATILPLAPTIYSFLVELYERGGYDVSSLRYCISGGAALPQVLLKKVEDSLRVAVVEGYGLTETSPVIAVNKFAEGNVPGSVGPILPNVEAKIVGENGDSLPANDIGEICVKGKTVMQGYWQLPQETQAAISPDGWLKTGDLGHLDDQGRLYISAGRIKDLIIRAGENVSPLAIENAVLNHPAVREAAAVGVADERVGERVKLCLSLKPECSATVQELKEFCRKNLAAYMVPDQIEFYEALPKNAAGKIVKSELRDTERA from the coding sequence ATGAGCCAATTCCTGTATCAACATATCAACGCCGTCGCCACAGAAGACCCGGATCGCATCGCCTTGATCGACGGCGACCGAAGCATTACCTATCAGGAGTTCAGGCAGGATATTCTGAATTTCTGCCAAGCCTTGAAAAAACTGAACCTCAACGCTGAAAGCAAACTGGGAATTCTCTGCGTGAACCAGTCGGAATTTCTGGTCGGACATATCGCGGCCCTGACCCTTGGCCTGCCGCTGGTACCGCTCAACGCCATGATGACTCCTGAAACGCTGTTCTATATCGCCAAGGATTCAGGCATCAACATCCTGCTCGTGGACGGCGTGTTCATTCGCGCCGAAACCAAGCCCTTTCTGGATTTATTCGAGCATAAGATTCTGGCGGGCGCGCCCCCGGAAGAGATTGCAGTTCCCAATTCTCAAACCTACAGCGCATTTCTTGACTCTGGCAAGGGATTGCAAGAACCGCCGCCCCGACTCGAACGCCGCGACGGCGTTCCCGACGTCATCATGTACACCTCTGGCACCACCGCCCGCCCCAAGGGCGTCATGCTCAACGAAGATCAATTCGAAACGAATGCGGAAGGCGTGCTTCAGCACCTGACCTTCACGAAACAGGACCGGGTCATCGTCGCCCTGCCCCTCTTCCATTCATTTGGAAATATGATGGCCTGGGTGGTCTTGAAGGCGGGAGGCACGCTGATTCTCATCCGGCAGTTTGCGCCCAAATCCATCCTCGCGCAAATCGCCGAGCATCGGGCCACCATTCTGCCGCTGGCGCCGACGATTTACTCCTTTCTCGTGGAATTGTACGAGCGCGGCGGTTACGACGTCTCTTCCCTGCGATACTGCATTTCAGGCGGAGCCGCCCTGCCCCAGGTCTTGTTGAAAAAAGTGGAGGATTCTCTTCGCGTCGCAGTCGTTGAGGGTTACGGCTTGACCGAAACCTCGCCCGTCATCGCGGTCAATAAATTTGCCGAAGGCAACGTGCCCGGTTCAGTCGGGCCGATCCTTCCCAACGTTGAGGCAAAGATCGTTGGCGAAAACGGCGACTCGCTACCCGCAAACGACATTGGAGAAATTTGCGTCAAGGGCAAGACGGTCATGCAGGGTTACTGGCAATTGCCTCAGGAAACGCAGGCCGCCATTTCACCCGACGGCTGGTTGAAGACCGGAGACCTCGGTCATCTCGACGATCAGGGACGCTTGTATATTTCAGCGGGACGCATCAAGGATTTAATCATTCGAGCAGGAGAGAATGTATCGCCGCTGGCGATTGAGAACGCTGTCCTCAACCATCCCGCCGTGCGGGAAGCCGCGGCTGTCGGCGTTGCAGATGAGCGCGTGGGAGAGCGCGTCAAATTATGTCTTTCATTGAAACCGGAATGTTCGGCGACGGTTCAGGAACTGAAAGAATTCTGCCGCAAAAATCTGGCCGCCTATATGGTTCCCGACCAAATCGAATTCTATGAAGCCCTGCCTAAAAACGCCGCCGGGAAAATTGTTAAATCTGAGTTGCGAGACACGGAGAGGGCTTGA
- a CDS encoding biotin/lipoyl-binding protein → MLSIQSVKFVKKDYSKILCSRFSSAAGFALLTLLSFTTSCSQTTPEESSQSSESFSLPVQIGRVSYLDVADEVRAIGNFEAVQVTMISSEVEGRVTRFPVDEGAPVKRGDLLVQIDTQEYQHQTARLQAELVSAAKELEKLEKGLRPEEILQLEASVKVAQSALDLARKDYQRVLELFEKKVESQSALDRETDRLRQAEEALSASEAIRDAGLKSRKEDIQAARLRAEATRRELETAQLNFKRTTLTAPYDGFVGLTYAERGSYVNVGDTLMDLIGTDRLKAVVEIPQAYRDRLTELKSVRFYANALDFEFEKNVRAQDIRIVPDSSIYSGGVQLHIDLQDAPPELFHGLAMESLLRFGGRVGVLHVPEASLVSTQQGNVVYIKKEDQAHMVPVLAGKKRDGMVEVKDPSGTLNSEAELILKGSGAVFPGARVHPIKPVGGQERPMQSAQQTTKKSKPEEAQ, encoded by the coding sequence ATGCTATCTATACAATCAGTTAAATTTGTCAAAAAGGATTATAGCAAAATTCTCTGCTCCAGGTTTTCTTCAGCGGCAGGCTTTGCCCTGCTGACCCTGCTGTCTTTCACCACATCGTGTTCTCAAACTACGCCGGAAGAAAGTAGTCAGTCGAGCGAATCTTTTTCGCTTCCCGTTCAGATCGGTCGCGTTTCCTATCTCGATGTCGCGGATGAAGTGCGCGCTATCGGGAATTTCGAAGCGGTGCAGGTGACGATGATCTCTTCCGAAGTGGAAGGGCGCGTGACCCGTTTCCCTGTGGACGAGGGCGCTCCCGTGAAACGGGGCGATCTTCTGGTTCAGATTGACACTCAGGAATACCAGCATCAGACCGCGCGCTTGCAGGCGGAACTGGTGAGCGCGGCGAAGGAGTTAGAGAAACTGGAAAAGGGTTTGCGTCCTGAAGAAATCCTGCAATTGGAGGCGTCGGTCAAGGTTGCGCAGAGCGCTTTGGACTTGGCCCGAAAGGATTATCAACGCGTACTCGAATTGTTTGAGAAAAAAGTAGAATCCCAGTCCGCTCTGGATCGGGAGACCGACCGCTTGCGTCAGGCCGAGGAAGCCCTGAGCGCGAGCGAGGCGATCCGCGACGCGGGCCTGAAATCGCGCAAGGAAGATATTCAGGCGGCGCGTTTACGCGCCGAAGCGACGCGCAGAGAACTGGAAACAGCGCAATTGAATTTCAAACGCACTACGCTGACCGCGCCTTACGATGGCTTTGTCGGTCTGACTTACGCGGAGCGCGGCAGTTATGTGAACGTTGGCGACACCTTGATGGATTTGATTGGAACCGACCGCTTGAAAGCGGTGGTCGAGATTCCTCAGGCTTATCGTGACCGGCTGACGGAATTGAAGTCGGTTCGCTTTTACGCCAACGCCCTGGACTTTGAATTTGAGAAAAACGTTCGCGCGCAGGACATTCGAATCGTTCCCGACTCAAGTATTTATTCAGGCGGCGTTCAACTGCATATCGATTTGCAGGATGCGCCGCCGGAATTGTTTCATGGCCTGGCCATGGAGAGCTTGCTTCGTTTTGGCGGTCGCGTCGGCGTCTTGCATGTGCCGGAAGCGTCGCTGGTGAGCACGCAACAGGGCAATGTCGTTTATATCAAGAAAGAAGATCAGGCGCATATGGTGCCGGTGCTGGCAGGTAAGAAGCGCGATGGGATGGTAGAGGTGAAAGACCCGAGCGGGACCCTCAATTCTGAAGCCGAGTTGATTTTAAAAGGCTCCGGCGCGGTATTTCCGGGAGCGCGGGTGCATCCGATCAAGCCCGTGGGCGGGCAGGAGCGGCCCATGCAGTCTGCGCAACAAACTACAAAGAAAAGTAAACCGGAAGAAGCGCAATGA
- a CDS encoding efflux RND transporter permease subunit, translating to MKLIDQSIRNYHTVTVMVILVAVVGYVCFESLPRQLTPTVDKPIIEVKTEYRGLSPNEVERNITRRLEEQLESVEGLKKMTSSSQHGLSTINLEFDWGIDKNIAMIDVNNKLQQVKDLPVLSDKPTLKSVSSDNSNPIMWIIFDKPDPKMPSMDQNKMFQIGEDIVVQHLLRISGVADVWHFGGEEREMRVEFNPYDMARLHLTYREVIDKLSKENQNTRAGFHDETNREYTVRALGEFTQAEEILNTVIKRDGEKTIRVRDFAEVVDGFQRTSSLVRIDGKLSNAFGIIRKAGANVVETCNLAAEGVEALNHELLSRGIPLKLVVVYKDVDYIDEAMRLVKSNLGMGSLLAVLALLLFLGSGRSVLIVALSIPVSLIAVFIVLKLLGRTINVISLAGMAFAVGMVVDNSIVVLENIYRHLTMRKGVFKAAYDGTTEVWGAVLASTLTTLAVFVPIIFIEEEAGQMFKDIAITISASIALSLLVSITVIPTLTTLLIRLKPGEEYKPGLFHRTVFRPLVSVGGVVARAYSAVMARLLARSALGFFGKLGIVGGVGALMWWSVTILPEKDYLPYGNSNMVFMLIEPVAGTPAEENMRFFADYEKEIVAMDDVEHNFLVFSQRFNGGGSIIDPELAGGQRGEVKMALKAGEMGGRIFTIPGYRFAFALQRPIFRSADKTFQVEITGPDIFKLKNIALQMMPQLSALPGVHSVRPEFKFGNPELRFIPKREQAARLNMSMQEIGDIIESLNAGKYLGEFNDQGEPIDFVFVQKKSDARLGLNDYDTLPVWTDSEKMTHLGQLANVEVKAGPSRIDHIEKERAMVLKVQVKKDYPMQNVIDAVGAKVLTPMQRTLEQDYGLGVGGSADELASTERSLLGSFVYAVGFIYLLLVSLFSSFLRPIIVMLTVALAVTGSFLGIVGNNELQRHFILKILNEWNVPNAESMAADWNWITFDILTQLGIVILAGIVVNNAILIVHQMLNNIKSGMEEREALLESCQTRLRPIMMTVISSVFGMIPLAFGEGAGAELYRGMGTALIGGLSISAVFTLFLVPALMSLLMDLGFHTRKEDLVRDSLANPEALPPDSRPA from the coding sequence ATGAAACTGATCGATCAATCCATACGAAATTATCACACCGTCACAGTGATGGTCATTCTGGTCGCAGTGGTTGGATATGTGTGCTTTGAAAGTCTGCCGCGACAGCTCACCCCGACGGTTGACAAGCCGATCATTGAAGTCAAGACGGAGTATCGAGGCCTGTCGCCCAACGAGGTCGAGAGGAACATCACCCGTCGTCTGGAAGAGCAACTGGAGTCGGTCGAAGGTTTGAAGAAAATGACTTCCAGTAGCCAGCACGGTTTGAGTACGATCAATCTCGAATTCGACTGGGGCATCGACAAGAACATCGCCATGATCGATGTGAACAACAAGCTCCAGCAGGTGAAAGACCTTCCCGTATTGTCCGACAAGCCGACCTTGAAGTCAGTGTCGTCGGATAACTCCAATCCGATCATGTGGATCATTTTCGACAAGCCCGATCCCAAAATGCCGAGCATGGATCAGAATAAAATGTTCCAGATCGGCGAGGATATCGTGGTTCAGCATTTGTTGCGCATCAGCGGCGTGGCCGACGTCTGGCATTTTGGCGGTGAAGAACGCGAGATGCGGGTGGAGTTCAATCCCTACGATATGGCGCGTCTGCACCTGACCTACAGGGAAGTGATCGACAAATTGTCGAAGGAAAATCAAAACACGCGCGCGGGATTTCACGACGAAACGAATCGGGAATACACGGTGCGCGCTCTGGGCGAATTCACCCAGGCAGAAGAAATTCTCAATACGGTCATCAAACGCGATGGAGAAAAAACTATCCGCGTGAGAGATTTTGCCGAGGTGGTGGACGGTTTTCAGAGAACGAGTTCGCTGGTGCGAATCGACGGCAAGTTGTCGAACGCCTTTGGAATCATCCGCAAAGCCGGGGCCAATGTGGTCGAGACCTGTAACCTGGCGGCTGAAGGCGTCGAGGCCTTGAATCACGAGCTGTTGAGCCGTGGCATTCCGTTGAAGCTGGTCGTCGTTTACAAGGACGTCGATTATATCGACGAGGCCATGCGTTTGGTGAAATCCAATCTGGGAATGGGTTCCCTCCTTGCTGTGCTGGCCTTACTGTTGTTTCTCGGATCGGGCCGTTCGGTTCTCATCGTCGCTCTGAGCATCCCCGTCAGTCTGATTGCCGTATTCATCGTTTTAAAATTACTGGGCCGGACCATCAACGTGATTTCCCTTGCCGGCATGGCGTTTGCCGTCGGTATGGTGGTGGACAATTCGATTGTAGTTCTGGAAAACATTTACCGGCATCTGACGATGCGCAAGGGCGTGTTCAAGGCCGCGTATGACGGAACGACGGAAGTCTGGGGCGCGGTGCTGGCTTCGACATTGACGACGCTGGCGGTATTTGTGCCAATCATTTTTATTGAGGAAGAAGCGGGGCAGATGTTCAAGGACATCGCCATCACCATCAGCGCCAGCATTGCATTGTCTCTACTGGTATCGATCACAGTGATCCCGACCTTGACCACGCTCTTGATCCGACTGAAACCGGGCGAAGAATACAAACCGGGATTGTTTCATCGCACCGTGTTCCGCCCTCTGGTGTCGGTCGGCGGCGTGGTAGCCAGAGCCTATTCTGCGGTTATGGCTCGCTTGCTGGCCCGGTCGGCGCTAGGGTTTTTCGGCAAGCTGGGCATCGTCGGAGGCGTGGGCGCCTTGATGTGGTGGAGCGTGACGATCTTGCCAGAAAAGGATTATCTCCCTTACGGCAATTCCAATATGGTTTTCATGCTCATCGAACCGGTTGCAGGAACGCCTGCGGAAGAGAACATGCGATTTTTCGCCGACTATGAAAAAGAGATCGTCGCTATGGACGATGTGGAGCACAATTTTCTGGTTTTTTCGCAACGTTTCAACGGCGGCGGTTCGATCATAGATCCTGAACTGGCTGGTGGACAAAGAGGGGAAGTGAAAATGGCGCTCAAGGCGGGCGAAATGGGGGGCCGGATTTTCACGATTCCGGGTTACCGCTTCGCCTTTGCTCTGCAACGCCCAATTTTCCGGTCCGCTGATAAAACCTTTCAGGTGGAAATCACCGGTCCTGATATATTCAAATTAAAAAATATCGCCCTGCAAATGATGCCGCAACTGTCGGCGCTTCCCGGCGTTCATTCCGTCCGCCCGGAATTCAAGTTTGGCAACCCCGAGCTTCGCTTTATCCCGAAGCGCGAGCAGGCGGCCCGGTTGAATATGAGCATGCAGGAGATCGGCGATATCATCGAATCCCTGAACGCCGGGAAATACCTTGGCGAATTCAACGATCAGGGCGAGCCGATCGATTTTGTTTTTGTGCAGAAAAAAAGCGATGCGCGGTTGGGATTGAACGATTACGACACGCTCCCTGTGTGGACGGACAGCGAGAAGATGACGCACCTTGGGCAATTGGCGAATGTTGAAGTTAAGGCGGGACCGTCTCGCATCGACCATATTGAAAAAGAGCGCGCGATGGTGTTGAAGGTTCAGGTCAAAAAAGATTATCCGATGCAGAATGTGATCGACGCTGTGGGCGCTAAGGTATTGACGCCTATGCAACGCACGCTGGAACAGGATTATGGTCTGGGCGTCGGCGGCTCTGCGGATGAGTTGGCCTCGACGGAGCGGTCCCTGCTTGGAAGTTTTGTCTACGCGGTGGGATTCATTTATCTGCTTTTGGTGTCGTTGTTTTCATCGTTCCTTCGACCGATCATCGTCATGCTGACGGTCGCTTTGGCGGTGACGGGTTCGTTCCTCGGCATCGTCGGCAACAACGAACTGCAACGCCATTTCATTCTGAAAATTCTCAACGAATGGAATGTTCCCAACGCGGAGTCGATGGCGGCGGACTGGAACTGGATCACCTTTGATATTCTGACGCAGTTGGGAATCGTGATTCTGGCGGGTATCGTCGTGAACAACGCGATTTTGATCGTTCACCAAATGTTGAATAACATCAAGTCGGGGATGGAAGAGCGCGAGGCATTGCTGGAGTCGTGTCAAACCCGCCTTCGCCCTATCATGATGACGGTTATTTCCAGCGTGTTTGGCATGATCCCGCTCGCCTTCGGCGAAGGAGCGGGCGCTGAACTCTATCGCGGCATGGGCACCGCATTGATCGGGGGCTTGAGTATCTCTGCGGTGTTTACTTTATTTCTGGTGCCCGCCCTGATGTCCCTGTTGATGGATCTGGGTTTTCATACCCGTAAGGAAGATCTGGTGCGGGACTCGTTGGCGAACCCGGAAGCGTTACCGCCTGATTCCAGGCCGGCTTGA
- a CDS encoding nodulation protein NfeD, translating into MYRDNFQPGSINQSCKGVEGFTTRIFGGHTLPALFSFLFSIPEKLLAALFIIVLFHTPAESLERVVVLEIFGPINPVVAAFVVEGIQQANDDGESLVVLQMDTPGGLDTSMREIIKAILNSQVPVATYVSPSGSRAASAGAFIAIASHVAAMAPGASIGAAHPVNMMGGDGGDKVMQSKIENDAAAYIRSLAEHHGRNADWAESAVRQSASLSAVDAEKQNVIDLVAGNLDALLLAIDGRLVKIGSMEKTLNTRGEVIFLELNKRQQILDAISNPNVVYILMMLGMVGLYFELSNPGLILPGSVGGVSLILALYGMQTLPIEYAGLLLIVLGMVFFIVELSVASSGLLAIGGTISIYFGSIMLIDSDDPSMQISKTVLYPTLALCVLLSIGILYLAERARELKAVSGLEGMLGSVGAARTEVNPTGTVMVHGEVWNAVSDERIEKGESVTIEAVDGLKLKVRKT; encoded by the coding sequence ATGTATCGCGACAATTTCCAACCAGGCTCCATCAATCAGTCATGCAAGGGCGTTGAAGGTTTTACCACCCGGATTTTTGGCGGTCACACGCTTCCTGCTCTGTTTTCTTTTCTGTTTTCCATTCCTGAAAAATTACTCGCCGCTTTATTCATAATCGTTTTATTTCATACCCCCGCCGAAAGTCTGGAGCGGGTGGTTGTGCTGGAAATTTTCGGCCCCATCAATCCTGTGGTGGCGGCGTTTGTCGTCGAGGGGATTCAACAAGCCAACGACGATGGCGAAAGTCTGGTTGTGTTGCAGATGGACACGCCAGGCGGACTGGACACGTCCATGCGGGAAATCATCAAGGCGATTCTCAACTCACAGGTTCCCGTTGCGACTTACGTTTCGCCTTCGGGTTCGCGCGCGGCTTCGGCGGGGGCGTTCATCGCGATCGCGTCGCATGTGGCGGCGATGGCTCCCGGCGCCAGCATCGGCGCGGCGCATCCGGTGAACATGATGGGCGGCGACGGCGGCGACAAGGTCATGCAGAGCAAAATTGAAAACGATGCGGCGGCTTACATCCGTTCGCTGGCGGAACATCACGGACGCAACGCGGACTGGGCGGAAAGCGCGGTGCGTCAAAGCGCGTCGTTGTCGGCGGTGGATGCTGAGAAGCAGAATGTGATCGATCTGGTGGCGGGGAATCTGGATGCGTTGCTACTGGCGATCGACGGGCGATTGGTGAAAATCGGATCGATGGAGAAGACGCTCAACACGCGCGGCGAAGTGATTTTTCTGGAACTGAATAAACGCCAGCAGATTTTGGACGCGATCTCCAATCCCAACGTGGTTTATATTTTGATGATGCTGGGCATGGTGGGCCTGTATTTTGAATTGTCCAATCCCGGCCTCATCCTGCCAGGATCGGTGGGCGGCGTCAGTCTGATCCTCGCCTTGTACGGCATGCAAACGCTTCCTATTGAATACGCGGGCCTGCTCCTGATCGTTCTCGGCATGGTGTTCTTCATCGTTGAGTTGAGCGTGGCAAGTTCCGGCCTGCTGGCCATAGGCGGGACCATCTCCATTTATTTCGGCTCGATCATGTTGATCGATTCCGACGACCCTTCCATGCAAATATCAAAGACCGTGCTGTATCCAACGCTCGCGCTGTGCGTACTTTTGTCGATTGGCATTCTCTATCTGGCGGAGCGGGCGAGGGAATTGAAGGCGGTCAGCGGTCTGGAGGGCATGCTGGGCTCTGTCGGCGCGGCGCGCACGGAGGTGAACCCGACGGGAACGGTGATGGTGCACGGAGAAGTATGGAATGCCGTGAGCGACGAGCGAATTGAAAAAGGCGAATCGGTTACGATTGAAGCGGTGGACGGTTTGAAGTTGAAGGTTCGAAAAACCTGA
- a CDS encoding slipin family protein, translated as MDSVLAGLILAAALLFSAFKILREYERGVIFMLGRFWKVKGPGLIILIPGVQKMVKVSLRTVVMDVPPQDIITKDNVTVKVNAVVYFRALDPKKAIIEVEDYLYATSQLSQTTLRSILGQSSLDDLLSNREEINNHLQRVIDEQTEPWGIKVANVEIKNVDLPQEMQRALAKQAEAERERRAKVINALGEFEAAQKTGEAADIIGAHPPALQLRYLQTLVDLAGDRNSTTIFPFPIELLDVFKKNAPDSK; from the coding sequence ATGGACAGTGTGTTGGCAGGTCTGATATTGGCGGCGGCGCTGTTGTTCAGCGCCTTCAAAATTTTGAGAGAGTACGAACGCGGCGTTATTTTCATGCTGGGTCGGTTCTGGAAAGTCAAGGGACCGGGCTTGATCATTCTGATTCCGGGCGTCCAGAAAATGGTCAAGGTGAGTCTGCGTACGGTGGTGATGGACGTGCCGCCGCAGGACATCATCACCAAAGACAACGTGACGGTGAAGGTCAACGCGGTGGTGTACTTTCGCGCCCTCGATCCGAAAAAAGCGATCATCGAAGTGGAAGATTATCTCTACGCGACCTCGCAATTATCGCAGACCACTCTGCGTAGTATTCTGGGCCAGAGCAGTCTGGACGATCTGCTGTCGAACCGGGAAGAGATCAACAACCACCTGCAACGAGTCATCGACGAGCAGACCGAGCCCTGGGGCATCAAGGTCGCCAACGTGGAAATCAAGAACGTCGATCTTCCTCAGGAAATGCAACGCGCCCTGGCCAAACAGGCGGAGGCGGAACGCGAGCGACGCGCCAAAGTCATCAACGCCTTGGGCGAATTCGAAGCGGCGCAGAAAACCGGCGAGGCGGCGGACATCATCGGCGCGCACCCTCCGGCCCTGCAATTGCGCTACCTGCAAACGCTGGTGGACCTTGCGGGCGACAGGAACAGCACGACGATTTTCCCGTTCCCCATTGAACTGCTCGACGTGTTCAAGAAAAACGCTCCCGATTCGAAATAG
- a CDS encoding pentapeptide repeat-containing protein, whose translation MDKASLAEALKAHRVWFDSLGHEGTQAVFNGKDLSGADFSEALLVEAQFQGALLCGANFAGADLRGANFQDANLEGALFFDSNLEEADLMWSVAKKARWKGAKFNGTYLQGADLREAADLQYEQLAKAMLDEDTHLPADILIDDLKREDPPDPITS comes from the coding sequence ATGGATAAGGCAAGCCTCGCAGAGGCGTTAAAAGCGCACCGGGTCTGGTTCGATTCGCTCGGTCATGAAGGAACGCAAGCTGTGTTCAACGGCAAGGATTTGTCGGGCGCGGACTTTTCCGAGGCCTTGCTGGTGGAGGCGCAGTTTCAGGGGGCCCTGTTGTGTGGCGCCAACTTTGCGGGCGCTGATCTGCGCGGCGCGAATTTTCAGGACGCCAATCTCGAAGGCGCCCTGTTCTTCGATAGTAATCTGGAAGAAGCGGACCTGATGTGGTCCGTTGCCAAAAAAGCGCGATGGAAGGGAGCAAAATTCAACGGAACCTATCTGCAGGGCGCCGACCTGCGCGAGGCGGCGGACTTGCAGTATGAACAGCTTGCCAAGGCGATGCTGGATGAAGACACGCACCTGCCCGCCGATATTCTCATAGACGATCTCAAACGAGAAGATCCCCCCGACCCAATCACTTCCTGA
- a CDS encoding RNA pseudouridine synthase, producing the protein MTPLNILYIDNHLLAVEKPAGLLIQGDRSGEPSLLDLSRDWLRREFNKPGEVFLGLLHRLDRQVPGVVLFARTSKAASRLSQQFRDHTIKKFYCAVAEGIVEPEQATLVHYLRKERSLKATVFPNPAPEAKRSELDYRVIESLEGNASVLEIALKTGRFHQIRAQLSFSGHPLLGDSKYRAQWSLPKGGIALYASRLEFSHPIDKKEILVQAPEPKGWPFWDQREKIRK; encoded by the coding sequence TTGACGCCGCTCAACATTCTCTACATCGACAACCATTTGCTCGCGGTGGAAAAACCGGCGGGCCTTCTCATTCAGGGCGACCGCTCCGGCGAACCGTCTCTGCTCGATCTTTCGAGGGACTGGTTGAGGCGCGAGTTCAACAAGCCCGGCGAGGTCTTCCTCGGCCTCCTGCATCGGCTGGACCGGCAGGTGCCGGGCGTGGTTCTGTTCGCGCGCACCTCCAAGGCGGCATCGCGTTTGTCGCAACAGTTCCGCGATCATACGATCAAAAAATTCTATTGCGCCGTTGCCGAGGGAATCGTCGAGCCGGAGCAGGCAACGCTGGTGCATTACCTGCGCAAGGAGCGCAGTCTGAAAGCGACGGTCTTCCCCAATCCCGCGCCCGAGGCGAAACGCTCCGAACTGGACTACCGCGTCATCGAATCGCTGGAGGGGAATGCCTCGGTACTGGAGATCGCTTTGAAGACTGGGCGTTTTCATCAGATCCGCGCGCAGTTATCGTTCAGCGGTCATCCGCTATTGGGCGATAGCAAATACCGCGCGCAATGGAGCCTGCCTAAAGGCGGCATCGCGCTCTATGCCAGTCGGCTGGAGTTTTCGCATCCTATCGACAAAAAGGAAATCCTTGTGCAGGCGCCCGAGCCGAAGGGCTGGCCCTTCTGGGATCAGCGGGAAAAAATCAGGAAGTGA